The Seriola aureovittata isolate HTS-2021-v1 ecotype China chromosome 2, ASM2101889v1, whole genome shotgun sequence genome has a segment encoding these proteins:
- the isy1 gene encoding pre-mRNA-splicing factor ISY1 homolog: protein MARNAEKAMTALARFRQAQLEEGKVKERRPFLASECSELPKAEKWRRQIISEISKKVAQIQNAGLGEFKIRDLNDEINKLLREKGHWEVRIKELGGPDYARVGPRMLDHEGKEVPGNRGYKYFGAARDLPGVRELFEKEPAPALRKTRAELMKDVDAEYYGYRDEDDGVLLPLETQYEKQAVLEAVQKWRTEKDSRLSGEKQQEEEEEENIYTVHNEEPDDEESREEQEGEEGGVTFIAHVPVPSQREVEEALVRRKKMELLQRYASETLQAQSQEARTLMGM from the exons ATG GCGAGGAACGCTGAGAAGGCCAT gaCGGCTCTGGCTCGGTTCAGACAGGCTCAGCTGGAGGAGGGAAAAGTCAAG gAGAGGAGACCTTTTCTGGCGTCAGAGTGCAGTGAACTTCCTAAAGCCGAGAAATGGAGACGACAG atcaTCAGTGAGATCTCAAAGAAAGTAGCACAGATCCAGAACG CTGGTCTGGGGGAGTTCAAGATTCGGGATCTGAATGATGAGATCAATAagctgctgagagagaaaggTCACTGGGAGGTTCGGATCAAAGAGCTGGGAGGACCCGACTATGCG cgTGTCGGTCCAAGGATGTTGGATCACGAGGGGAAGGAGGTTCCAGGAAACAGGGGGTATAAATACTTTGGAGCAGCCAGAGACCTGCCCGGAGTCAGAGAGCTGTTTGAGAAGGAGC CTGCCCCGGCGCTGAGGAAGACGAGGGCGGAGCTGATGAAGGACGTAGATGCAGAATATTACGGGTACAGAGACGAAGACGACGGAGTCCTGCTTCCTCTGGAAACTCAGTACGAGAAACAAG cTGTGTTGGAGGCAGTGCAGAAGTGGAGAACAGAGAAGGATTCTCGTCTGTCCGGTGAGAAacaacaggaggaagaagaggaggagaacatcTACACCGTCCACAACGAAGAG CCTGATGACGAGGAGAGCCGGGAGGagcaggaaggggaggagggaggagtcaCCTTCATCGCACACGTACCTGTTCCATCGCAGAGAGAG gtggAGGAGGCTCTGgtcaggaggaagaagatggagTTGTTGCAGCGATATGCCAGCGAGACTCTTCAGGCTCAGAGTCAAGAGGCCAGGACTCTGATGGGAAtgtag
- the zgc:77375 gene encoding haloacid dehalogenase-like hydrolase domain-containing 5, translating to MWCRGFLQQTVRYMSTSRQAGILFDVDGVLLRGGKVIPAARRAFRKLLDRNNNFLLPVVFVTNAGSCQRHHKAQQLSRLLDVKIAPEQVVLSHSPLRMLKSFHDKCVLVSGQGPVTDIAHTLGFQKVVNIEQLREHHPLLDMVDHNRRPKLPVSSAPTFPKIEAIILFGEPIRWETNLQLLIDVLLTNGSPGCEYDAQLSAQLPVLACNMDLMWMAEAPSPRFGHGMFMLCLESVYRKMTGRELQYQALLGKPSLLTYQYAEHLLRLQNPNRKLTTIYAVGDNLMTDIYGANLYNRYLVQQHAAMTTSTKFVAQGTGSQVTMVVPEEELVSAAAQCHSILVCTGVYNPRSPLPSNQSGTITEKVFHGHRDLVLEPDLVEPSHVVEDVESAVDLLLQQEDSVTPDL from the exons ATGTGGTGCCGAGGTTTCTTGCAGCAGACGGTCAGATACATGTCGACCAGCAgacag GCGGGCATCCTCTTTGATGTGGACGGCGTCCTGCTCCGCGGTGGCAAAGTGATCCCAGCTGCTCGACGAGCTTTCCGGAAGCTTCTGGACCGGAACAATAATTTCCTGCTTCCTGTCGTCTTTGTCACCAACGCAGGAAGCTGTCAGAGACATCACAAGGCCCAACAGCTCTCTCGCCTGCTGGACGTCAAG aTCGCTCCTGAGCAGGTGGTTCTTTCCCACAGTCCTTTGCGAATGTTGAAGAGTTTCCATGATAAATGTGTCCTGGTGTCAGGACAAGGACCAGTGACCGACATCGCCCACAC TTTAGGTTTTCAGAAAGTGGTGAACATCGAGCAGCTCAGAGAACATCACCCTCTGCTGGACATGGTGGATCACAACAGGCGACCCAAACTACCTGTGAGTAGTGCACCT ACTTTTCCCAAAATAGAAG CGATTATCCTGTTCGGAGAGCCAATTAGATGGGAGACCAACCTGCAACTGCTGATTGACGTGCTCCTGACCAATGGCAGCCCCGGCTGTGAGTATGACGCTCAGTTGTCAGCTCAGCTACCAGTTCTCGCCTGTAACATGGACCTGATGTGGATGGCCGAGGCCCCGTCTCCACG GTTTGGTCATGGGATGTTCATGCTGTGTCTGGAGTCGGTCTATAGGAAGATGACGGGTCGGGAGCTGCAGTACCAAGCACTGCTCGGAAAACCTAGTTTGCTCACTTACCAGTACGCCGAACATCTGCTGAGGCTGCAGAACCCCAACCGCAAGCTAACCACCATCTACGCTGTCGG TGACAACCTGATGACAGACATCTACGGTGCTAACCTCTACAACCGTTACCTGGTGCAGCAGCACGCTGCCATGACAACAAGCACCAAGTTTGTTGCCCAGGGAACGGGGAGTCAGGTGACAATGGTGGTCCCAGAGGAGGAGCTagtgtctgctgctgctcagtgtcaTTCCATACTG GTGTGCACAGGTGTCTATAACCCTCGCTCCCcgttgcctagcaaccagaGTGGCACCATCACGGAGAAAGTGTTCCACGGTCACAGAGACCTGGTCCTGGAGCCAGACCTGGTGGAACCAAGTCACGTGGTGGAGGACGTCGAGTCTGCCGTCGACCTGCTGCTGCAACAAGAGGACTCCGTGacacctgacctctga
- the cnbpb gene encoding CCHC-type zinc finger, nucleic acid binding protein b isoform X2, protein MSTNECFGCGRSGHWVKNCPSAGRGRGKGRGRGKDLFCYRCGELGHVARDCERTEDACYNCGRGGHISRDCKEPKKEREQLCYNCGKAGHMARDCNHAHEQKCYSCGGFGHIQKCCEKVKCYRCGEIGHVAVHCSKASELNCYNCGKSGHLAKECTIEATA, encoded by the exons ATGAGCACTAATGAGTGTTTTGGTTGCGGCCGCAGTGGCCACTGGGTGAAGAACTGTCCGAGCGCTGGCCGAGGACGAGGGAAAGGTCGCGGCAGAGGCAAAG ATCTGTTCTGTTATCGCTGTGGGGAGCTCGGACACGTCGCCAGAGACTGTGAGAGGACTGAGGATG CCTGCTATAACTGCGGCAGAGGAGGACACATCTCCAGAGACTGCAAGGAGCCGAAGAAAGAGCGAGAGCAGCTTTGCTACAACTGTGGGAAGGCCGGACACATGGCACGGGACTGCAACCATGCTCACGAGCAGAAGTGCTACTCCTGTGGTGGCTTTGGACACATTCAGAAGTGCTGCGAGAAGGTCAAATGCTACAG GTGTGGGGAAATCGGCCATGTTGCAGTGCACTGCAGTAAGGCGTCGGAGTTGAACTGCTATAACTGTGGGAAGTCAGGTCACCTGGCCAAGGAGTGCACAATCGAAGCCACTGCCTAG
- the cnbpb gene encoding CCHC-type zinc finger, nucleic acid binding protein b isoform X1, whose translation MQSGSLWTHVRAVVVVMSTNECFGCGRSGHWVKNCPSAGRGRGKGRGRGKDLFCYRCGELGHVARDCERTEDACYNCGRGGHISRDCKEPKKEREQLCYNCGKAGHMARDCNHAHEQKCYSCGGFGHIQKCCEKVKCYRCGEIGHVAVHCSKASELNCYNCGKSGHLAKECTIEATA comes from the exons ATGCAGTCCGGTTCTCTGTGGACCCACGTGAGAG ccGTCGTCGTGGTGATGAGCACTAATGAGTGTTTTGGTTGCGGCCGCAGTGGCCACTGGGTGAAGAACTGTCCGAGCGCTGGCCGAGGACGAGGGAAAGGTCGCGGCAGAGGCAAAG ATCTGTTCTGTTATCGCTGTGGGGAGCTCGGACACGTCGCCAGAGACTGTGAGAGGACTGAGGATG CCTGCTATAACTGCGGCAGAGGAGGACACATCTCCAGAGACTGCAAGGAGCCGAAGAAAGAGCGAGAGCAGCTTTGCTACAACTGTGGGAAGGCCGGACACATGGCACGGGACTGCAACCATGCTCACGAGCAGAAGTGCTACTCCTGTGGTGGCTTTGGACACATTCAGAAGTGCTGCGAGAAGGTCAAATGCTACAG GTGTGGGGAAATCGGCCATGTTGCAGTGCACTGCAGTAAGGCGTCGGAGTTGAACTGCTATAACTGTGGGAAGTCAGGTCACCTGGCCAAGGAGTGCACAATCGAAGCCACTGCCTAG
- the pcif1 gene encoding mRNA (2'-O-methyladenosine-N(6)-)-methyltransferase isoform X2, producing MSNDSQGSVKGEAAMILSPSGSASSQGPPLSPSTTSKPPELPDELVQAGWAKCWSRRENRPYYFNRFTNQSLWEVPVLGQHDVISDPLGLNAAPAEGGDSNLGNGQRKRRSSEEQVAGPNSVKRAKVEPTTPISPSTPGVKPWSAAPEDKQAPPATPTTPSPAPAPYRPAVIYWDLDIQTNAVIREHRPASHLPPHPEIEMQRAQLVTKLRQHYHELCHQREGIDPPRESFNRWLLERKVIDKGHDPLLPSDCDPIISPSMFREVMNDIPIRLSRIKYKEEARKLLFKYAEAAKKMIDSRNASPESRKVVKWNAEDTMSWLRRDHSASKEDYMDRLEHLRQQCGPHVAAVAKDSVEGICSKIYQLSADYSRRLRQTHLSLLQDPPTEACASPQQSRLVYCYPVRLVIPSPPLPRVELHFENDVACLRFRGEMVKVNRGHFSKLELLYRYSCIDDPRFEKFLSRVWCLLKRYQEMFGSGANEGTGLQGALPVTVFEALNRQFGVSFECFASPLNCYFKQFCSAFPDIDGFFGSRGPFLSFSPVSGSFEANPPFCEELMDTMVTHFEELLNQSSEPLSFIVFVPEWRDPVTPALTRMEASRFLRHQLSVTAYEHEYRSGSQHICKRDEMYYRAVHGTAVLFLQNDAGFAKWAPTPERLAELTAAYRPASSRTSSLSSPGPAHIAPADRDSAPKASDRMQSDVMSPGGHDNNNNNSNNNNSSSSSSSSSSSSSPRDKMAAV from the exons ATGTCGAATGACAGCCAGGGATCGGTGAAGGGGGAGGCAGCCATGATACTGTCTCCCTCTGGCTCCGCCTCCTCTCAGGGAccacccctctctccatccaccACCTCCAAACCACCTGAACTCCCAG ATGAACTGGTCCAGGCTGGATGGGCTAAGTGCTGGTCTCGGAGGGAGAACCGGCCCTATTATTTCAACAGATTCACCAATCAGAGCCTGTGGGAGGTCCCAGTGCTTGGTCAGCATGACGTCATT TCTGATCCTTTAGGTCTGAATGCGGCTCCGGCTGAGGGCGGAGACAGTAACCTTGGTAACGgtcagaggaaaaggaggagctCTGAGGAGCAGGTGGCAGGGCCTAACAGCGTCAAACGAGCTAAG GTGGAGCCCACCACACCCATCTCTCCCAGCACACCCGGGGTCAAACCTTGGAGCGCCGCCCCCGAAGACAAACAGGCCCCACCAGCCACACCTACAACTCCAAGCCCCGCCCCTGCCCCGTACAGACCAGCTGT TATCTACTGGGATCTGGACATTCAGACGAACGCTGTGATCAGAGAGCACCGCCCAGCCAGCCACTTGCCCCCCCACCCTGAGATTGAGATGCAGAGAGCTCAGCTGGTCACGAAACTGAGACAACACTACCACGAGCTGTGTCACCAGAGAGAAG GTATTGATCCGCCCCGGGAGTCATTCAACCGTTGGCTACTGGAGAGGAAAGTGATCGACAAAGGTCATGACCCTTTACTGCCGAGTGACTGTGACCCCATCATCTCCCCGTCCATGTTCAGAGAGGTCATGAATGACATCCCCATCAg gttGTCTCGTATCAAGTACAAAGAGGAGGCCCGGAAGCTGCTGTTTAAATACGCTGAAGCCGCCAAGAAGATGATTGACTCCAG GAATGCGAGTCCGGAGAGCAGAAAGGTGGTGAAGTGGAACGCAGAAGACACCATGAGCTGGCTGCGCCGAGATCACTCCGCCAGCAAGGAGGACTACATG gacCGACTGGAGCATCTGAGGCAACAGTGCGGTCCTCATGTCGCCGCCGTCGCCAAAGACTCTGTGGAGGGAATATGCTCCAAGATCTACCAGCTGTCTGCAGACTACAGCCGGCGCTTGAGACAGACACACCTGAGCCTGCTGCAGGACCCGCCCACAg aAGCATGTGCGTCCCCTCAGCAGTCCCGGCTGGTCTACTGTTACCCAGTTCGTCTGGTGATCCCCTCGCCCCCCCTCCCTCGAGTGGAGTTGCACTTTGAGAATGACGTGGCCTGTCTGCGCTTCAGAGGAGAGATGGTCAAAGTCAACAGAGGTCACTTCAGCAAACTG gAGTTGTTGTACAGGTACAGCTGCATAGATGATCCCCGCTTCGAGAAGTTCTTGTCCAGAGTCTGGTGCCTCCTGAAGAGATACCAG gagATGTTCGGCAGCGGTGCTAATGAGGGGACAGGCCTGCAGGGGGCGCTGCCAGTGACGGTGTTTGAAGCGTTGAACCGACAGTTTGGAGTTTCCTTCGAGTGTTTCGCCTCGCCGCTCAACTGCTACTTCAAACAGTTCTGCTCAGCGTTCCCCGACATTGACGGCTTCTTCGGATCCAGAGG GCCGTTCCTGTCGTTCTCTCCAGTCAGCGGCTCATTTGAAGCTAACCCTCCATTCTGCGAAGAGCTGATGGACACCATGGTGACGCACTTTGAG GAGCTGTTGAATCAGTCCTCCGAGCCTCTGTCCTTCATAGTCTTCGTCCCTGAATGGCGCGACCCTGTGACCCCGGCCCTAACCCGCATGGAGGCAAGTCGATTCCTCCGTCACCAGCTGAGTGTCACGGCCTACGAACATGAGTATCGGTCCGGGAGTCAGCACATCTGCAAGAG AGATGAGATGTACTACCGGGCGGTACACGGTACTGCAGTACTCTTTCTTCAGAACGATGCAGGTTTCGCAAAGTGGGCTCCGACTCCAGAGCGTCTGGCTGAGCTGACAGCAGCATACCGCCCCGCCTCCTCCCgcacctcctctctgtcctctcctggCCCCGCCCACATTGCTCCTGCAGACAGAGACTCCGCCCCTAAGGCCTCTGATAGGATGCAGAGCGATGTAATGTCACCAGGAggccatgacaacaacaacaacaacagtaacaacaacaacagcagcagcagcagcagcagcagcagtagtagcagcagtcCTCGagacaaaatggctgctgtttAG
- the pcif1 gene encoding mRNA (2'-O-methyladenosine-N(6)-)-methyltransferase isoform X1, with protein MSNDSQGSVKGEAAMILSPSGSASSQGPPLSPSTTSKPPELPDELVQAGWAKCWSRRENRPYYFNRFTNQSLWEVPVLGQHDVISDPLGLNAAPAEGGDSNLGNGQRKRRSSEEQVAGPNSVKRAKVEPTTPISPSTPGVKPWSAAPEDKQAPPATPTTPSPAPAPYRPAVIYWDLDIQTNAVIREHRPASHLPPHPEIEMQRAQLVTKLRQHYHELCHQREGIDPPRESFNRWLLERKVIDKGHDPLLPSDCDPIISPSMFREVMNDIPIRCLLSRIKYKEEARKLLFKYAEAAKKMIDSRNASPESRKVVKWNAEDTMSWLRRDHSASKEDYMDRLEHLRQQCGPHVAAVAKDSVEGICSKIYQLSADYSRRLRQTHLSLLQDPPTEACASPQQSRLVYCYPVRLVIPSPPLPRVELHFENDVACLRFRGEMVKVNRGHFSKLELLYRYSCIDDPRFEKFLSRVWCLLKRYQEMFGSGANEGTGLQGALPVTVFEALNRQFGVSFECFASPLNCYFKQFCSAFPDIDGFFGSRGPFLSFSPVSGSFEANPPFCEELMDTMVTHFEELLNQSSEPLSFIVFVPEWRDPVTPALTRMEASRFLRHQLSVTAYEHEYRSGSQHICKRDEMYYRAVHGTAVLFLQNDAGFAKWAPTPERLAELTAAYRPASSRTSSLSSPGPAHIAPADRDSAPKASDRMQSDVMSPGGHDNNNNNSNNNNSSSSSSSSSSSSSPRDKMAAV; from the exons ATGTCGAATGACAGCCAGGGATCGGTGAAGGGGGAGGCAGCCATGATACTGTCTCCCTCTGGCTCCGCCTCCTCTCAGGGAccacccctctctccatccaccACCTCCAAACCACCTGAACTCCCAG ATGAACTGGTCCAGGCTGGATGGGCTAAGTGCTGGTCTCGGAGGGAGAACCGGCCCTATTATTTCAACAGATTCACCAATCAGAGCCTGTGGGAGGTCCCAGTGCTTGGTCAGCATGACGTCATT TCTGATCCTTTAGGTCTGAATGCGGCTCCGGCTGAGGGCGGAGACAGTAACCTTGGTAACGgtcagaggaaaaggaggagctCTGAGGAGCAGGTGGCAGGGCCTAACAGCGTCAAACGAGCTAAG GTGGAGCCCACCACACCCATCTCTCCCAGCACACCCGGGGTCAAACCTTGGAGCGCCGCCCCCGAAGACAAACAGGCCCCACCAGCCACACCTACAACTCCAAGCCCCGCCCCTGCCCCGTACAGACCAGCTGT TATCTACTGGGATCTGGACATTCAGACGAACGCTGTGATCAGAGAGCACCGCCCAGCCAGCCACTTGCCCCCCCACCCTGAGATTGAGATGCAGAGAGCTCAGCTGGTCACGAAACTGAGACAACACTACCACGAGCTGTGTCACCAGAGAGAAG GTATTGATCCGCCCCGGGAGTCATTCAACCGTTGGCTACTGGAGAGGAAAGTGATCGACAAAGGTCATGACCCTTTACTGCCGAGTGACTGTGACCCCATCATCTCCCCGTCCATGTTCAGAGAGGTCATGAATGACATCCCCATCAggtgcct gttGTCTCGTATCAAGTACAAAGAGGAGGCCCGGAAGCTGCTGTTTAAATACGCTGAAGCCGCCAAGAAGATGATTGACTCCAG GAATGCGAGTCCGGAGAGCAGAAAGGTGGTGAAGTGGAACGCAGAAGACACCATGAGCTGGCTGCGCCGAGATCACTCCGCCAGCAAGGAGGACTACATG gacCGACTGGAGCATCTGAGGCAACAGTGCGGTCCTCATGTCGCCGCCGTCGCCAAAGACTCTGTGGAGGGAATATGCTCCAAGATCTACCAGCTGTCTGCAGACTACAGCCGGCGCTTGAGACAGACACACCTGAGCCTGCTGCAGGACCCGCCCACAg aAGCATGTGCGTCCCCTCAGCAGTCCCGGCTGGTCTACTGTTACCCAGTTCGTCTGGTGATCCCCTCGCCCCCCCTCCCTCGAGTGGAGTTGCACTTTGAGAATGACGTGGCCTGTCTGCGCTTCAGAGGAGAGATGGTCAAAGTCAACAGAGGTCACTTCAGCAAACTG gAGTTGTTGTACAGGTACAGCTGCATAGATGATCCCCGCTTCGAGAAGTTCTTGTCCAGAGTCTGGTGCCTCCTGAAGAGATACCAG gagATGTTCGGCAGCGGTGCTAATGAGGGGACAGGCCTGCAGGGGGCGCTGCCAGTGACGGTGTTTGAAGCGTTGAACCGACAGTTTGGAGTTTCCTTCGAGTGTTTCGCCTCGCCGCTCAACTGCTACTTCAAACAGTTCTGCTCAGCGTTCCCCGACATTGACGGCTTCTTCGGATCCAGAGG GCCGTTCCTGTCGTTCTCTCCAGTCAGCGGCTCATTTGAAGCTAACCCTCCATTCTGCGAAGAGCTGATGGACACCATGGTGACGCACTTTGAG GAGCTGTTGAATCAGTCCTCCGAGCCTCTGTCCTTCATAGTCTTCGTCCCTGAATGGCGCGACCCTGTGACCCCGGCCCTAACCCGCATGGAGGCAAGTCGATTCCTCCGTCACCAGCTGAGTGTCACGGCCTACGAACATGAGTATCGGTCCGGGAGTCAGCACATCTGCAAGAG AGATGAGATGTACTACCGGGCGGTACACGGTACTGCAGTACTCTTTCTTCAGAACGATGCAGGTTTCGCAAAGTGGGCTCCGACTCCAGAGCGTCTGGCTGAGCTGACAGCAGCATACCGCCCCGCCTCCTCCCgcacctcctctctgtcctctcctggCCCCGCCCACATTGCTCCTGCAGACAGAGACTCCGCCCCTAAGGCCTCTGATAGGATGCAGAGCGATGTAATGTCACCAGGAggccatgacaacaacaacaacaacagtaacaacaacaacagcagcagcagcagcagcagcagcagtagtagcagcagtcCTCGagacaaaatggctgctgtttAG